The genomic window CTGCTGGCCCGCGCCGCCGGGGCGTCGACCGAGCCGTTGTGGCTGGGCCATGAGGCCTGGCGCTGGATGTTCTGGATGCAGGCGCTGCCGTCGGGGCTGTTCCTGCTGTTGTTGCTGCTGATTCCGGAAAGCCCGCGTTTCCTGGTGCTGAAGGGGCGGCAGGCGCAGGCCAGGGTGGTGCTGGCGCGGTTGTACGGCGGCAGCGCGGCGGTGGCCAAGCAGTCGGAGATCGAGGCCAGTCTTGCCCGTGACCAGCACAAGCCACGTTTCGGCGACCTGCGTGACAGGGCCACCGGCAAGCTGCGTCCGCTCCTGTGGGTGGGCATCGGCCTGGCCATGTTCCAGCAGCTGGTCGGCATCAACGTGGTGTTCTACTACGGCGCGGTGCTGTGGCAGGCGGTGGGCTTCTCGGAGGGCGACGCGCTGCTGATCAACGTGCTGTCCGGAGGGCTGAGCATCGGTGCCTGCCTGCTGACCGTGCTGCTGATCGATCGTATCGGTCGCAAGCCGCTGCTGTGGGTCGGCTCGGTCGGCATGTCGGTGGCGCTGGTGCTGATGGTGGTGGCCTTCGCCAGTGGCAGTCTGGCCGACGGGCGCCTGCAGTTGTCCGACGGCATGGGGCGGCTGGCGCTGATCGCCGCCAACGTCTATGTGGTGTTCTTCAACATGTCCTGGGGCCCGGTGATGTGGGTGATGCTGGGCGAGATGTTCCCCAACCAGATCCGCGGGCCGGCGCTGGCCGTGACCGGGGCGGCGCAGTGGACCTCGAACTTCGCGATCACGGTGACCTTCCCGATGCTGCTGGCCGGCATCGGCCTGGCCGGGGCCTACGGCATCTATACGGTCGCGGCGATCCTCTCGATCTTCTTCGTGGTGCGCTACGTACGCGAGACCAAGGGCAAGGAGCTGGAGCAGATGGAAGGCTGACAAATCTCGGCTTCGGATACGTTCCGCCTGGCGCCTCCGTGTCATCGAGGGCGAAGGCGGGGCAGCCCAATCCGGGACACGCCGTAAACCCTTCCATGGGGACTCGATGGCGCCATCCATGGCGCCAACGGTCCCGGCTTGAGCTGCCCCGCCTTCGCACCAGGCATTGCGGTTCCGGCGGATTTTCCGAAGCGCGCCGTCCGGCGGTTGCCACCGCCTTCGCGGGAAACTGTCAGGAGGGGGCGGGCCACCCTTGCCTGGACCGTTGGCGCCATGGATGGCGCCATCGAGCACCATGGATGGGCTTTTGCGTGTCCAGGCAAGGGTGGCCCGCCCCCTCTCACGCAGGAGCAGGGAGGCGCCAGAGCGACCAACCCGACCGCAGCCACCGGCAAACCCGGAAAACAGAAAAGCCCGCACAAAGGCGGGCTTTTTCGGTTCCTGCTGCGGCGACTGGCGCTCCCTAGGGGACTCGAACCCCTGTTTTAGCCTTGAGAGGGCCACGTCCTAACCACTAGACGAAGGGAGCGTAACGGTGTCGCTGCCGAGGCAGGAGCGCTAGTATATGCACCTCGATGCCATTGGGCAATCCCGAAACTTCAACCGGAAGCGCCAACATCATTTCCCCTGCTACATCACCGTTCAGCCTGCGCGTCATCCCGCGCGACCAGCACACGATCTCCCGCAAGGACATCAGCCCGAACGCCCTGCGCGTGCTTTATCGCCTGCGCGATGCCGGCTTCGGCGCCTACCTTGTCGGCGGCGCGGTGCGTGACCTGCTGGTCAATGGCCAACCCAAGGATTTCGACGTGGCCACCGACGCCACGCCCGAACAGGTCAAGCAGCTGTTCCGCAACTGCCGCCTGATCGGCCGCCGCTTCCGCCTGGCCCATGTGGTGTTCGGCCGCGAGATCATCGAAGTCGCCACCTTCCGTGCCAACAGCGATGACGGCAGCGGCGACCGCGAGATGGAAAACGGCATGCTCGTGCGCGACAACGTGTACGGCACCATCGAAGACGATGCCGTCCGTCGCGACTTCACCTGCAATGCGCTGTACTACGCCATCGAGGATTTCTCGGTGCGCGATTACACCGGCGGCTTCGAAGACGTGCAGGCGCGCCTGATGAAACTCATCGGCGATCCGGTGCAGCGCTACCAGGAAGACCCGGTGCGCATGCTGCGTGCGGTGCGCCTGGCGGCCAAGCTCGGCTTCCAGATCGAAGAGGGCACCGCCGCACCGATCCCGCAGCTGGCCGGCCTGCTCAATGAAGCGGCGCCTGCCCGCCTGTTCGAGGAAGTGCTGAAGCTGTTCCTGTCCGGGCATGGCGTGGCCAGCTTTGAAGGCCTGGAACGCTATGGCCTGCTCGACGTGCTGTTCCCGGAAAGCGCCAAGGCGCTCAGGTCGAACCGCACCGGCGCGCTGCGCCGCATGCTGGTCGAAGGCCTGGCCAATACCGATGCACGCGTGGCCAACGACGAGCCGGTCTCGCCGGCGTTCCTGTTCGCATTGCTGCTGTGGCCGGCGTTCTGCCGTGCGCAGGCCTCGCTGCTGAAGCAGGGGGTTGCACCGGAGGAGGCGCAGCGCCGCGCCGCCGACCGCGTCACCGTGCAGCAGTTGAGCACCATCGCGCTGCCGCGCCGTTTCTCCTTGCCCATGCAGGAAATCTGGCTGCTGCAGTCGCGCTTCGGTTCGCGCCAGCGCAAGCGCGTGTTCCGCACGCTCACCCACCCGCGCTTCCGTGCGGCGTTCGATTTCCTGGCGCTGCGTCAGGTCGCTTCTGCCGAGCACGAAGCCGACGTCGCGTTCTGGCGCGAGGCGCAGGCCCAGTCCGGGCACGAACTGGAATCGTCGCTGGATGCCATGCACCACGAGGACGGGGACGAAGAGGGTGGGGCACCGCGCAAGCGTCGCCGCCGTCGTCGTCGCCCCGGCGGGGCGGCCAGCGCCGCCGAGTAGGTCATGACCCGTGCCTGGATCGGGCTCGGCGCCAATCTTGGCGACGCAGCCAGTACCGTCCGCGCGGCCATCGCCGCGCTGGACGCATTGCCCGCGACACGGCTGCTGCAGGCCTCGCGCCTGTATGCAACGCCGGCCTGGGGCAATGAGGACCAGCCGCCGTTCGTCAACGCAGTGGCGGCGGTGGACACCGCACTGCCTGCGCTCGAACTGCTGCAGGCAATGCTGGCGCTGGAGCAGCGCTTCGGCCGCGTGCGTGACCCGGCGGTGCAGTGGGGGCCGCGCGCGCTCGACCTGGACCTGCTGCTGTTCGGCGAGCAGGTGCTGGATCTGCCGGAGCTGAAGGTGCCGCACCCGTACCTGCACCAGCGCGCGTTCGTGCTGGTGCCATTGGCCGAAATCGCCGCGGATCTGGCCATTCCCGGCCATGGCCGCGTGCGGGATGCAGTGATGCGGGTGGATGCCTGCGGGATCGCGCCGATAGGGTGATAATGCCCGGGTTATCTCCCCCGGTTATCAGCACATGAGCACCCACGCAGACAGCAAGCCCTGGACCGTTCCCGCCCTGGCCGAAGCCAAGCGCAATGGCCAGAAGCTGGTCATGTTGACCGCCTACGACGCTGGCTTTGCCCGCACTTTCGATGCCAACGGCGTCGACCTGATCCTGATCGGCGATTCGCTGGGCATGGTGGTGCAGGGACATGATTCGACCCTGCCGGTGACCGTCGCCGACATGGTCTACCACACCCGTGCCGTGGCCCGCGTGCTGCAGCGCGCGCTGCTGGTGGCCGACCTGCCGTTCGGTGCCGACGCCACCCCGGAGCGTGCGCTGGATGCCTCGCTGCAGCTGCTGCAGGCCGGTGCCGAGATGGTCAAGATCGAAGGTGCCGGCTTCAAGGTCGACATCATCCGTTACCTGGTCGAGCGCGAGATTCCGGTCTGCGCGCACCTGGGCCTGACCCCGCAGTCGGTGCTGCGCCTGGGCGGCTTCAAGATCCAGGGCCGCGGCGATGCGGCGCGCCAGCTGGTGGACGATGCCAGGGCCGTGGCCGCTGCCGGCGCCAGCATCATGGTGCTCGAGTGCGTGCCGACCCCGGTCGCCGCCGAAGTCACCGCCGCAGTGGATGTTCCCACCATCGGTATCGGTGCCGGCCCGCAGTGCGACGGACAGGTGCTGGTGCTGCATGATTTCCTTGGCCTGGACAGCGGCCATCGGCGTCCGAAGTTCGTCAAGGACTTCCTTGCCGAAGGCGGTTCGGTGGCCGGTGCCACCCGTGCCTATGCCGACGCCGTGCGCGACGGCAGCTTCCCCGACGAACAACACGCGTACGCCCAATGATCCAGACCTTCAACGAACTCGGCGCGCTGCGCGGGCAGATCGCCCAATGGAAGCGCGAAGGCCTGCGCGTGGCGCTGGTGCCGACCATGGGCAACCTGCACGGCGGCCACCACGCGCTGGTGACCCTGGCACGGCAGTACGCCGACAGGGTGGTGGCGAGCATCTTCGTCAATCCGACCCAGTTCGGGCCGAACGAGGATTTCAGCCGTTATCCGCGCACGCCCGAGGCCGACGTGGCCGGGCTGGCCCAGGTCGGCTGCGATGCGGTGTGGCTGCCCAGCGTGGAGGCGATGTACCCACTTGGCGTGGACAGGACCACGCGCATGCACGCGCCGGGCGTCAGTGAAGTGCTGGAGGGCGCCAGCCGCCCGGGTCACTTCGATGGCGTGTGCACGGTGGTCGCGCGCCTGTTCCTGCAGGTGCAGCCGGATGTGGCGGTGTTCGGGCGCAAGGATTACCAGCAGCTGGCCGTCATCAAGCAGATGGTGGCCGAGCTGTCGTTCCCGATCCAGATCGTCGGTGCGGAGATCGTGCGCGACGAAGACGGCCTGGCCAAGAGTTCGCGCAACCAGTACCTGAGCGCCGAACAACGCCCGGTCGCGACCAGCATCCACCGTACCCTGCTGGGCATGCGCGAAGGGTACGTGGCCGGGCAGGCACGCGCGCAGATCGAGGCTGACGCCACGGCCGCGCTGCAGGCCGCCGGCTTCCAGGTCGATTACGCGGTGCTGCGCACCCCGGAGCTGGCCGAGCCGACCTTCGATGGCGGTGGCCGCGTGGCGCTGATTGCCGCGCGCCTGGGCACCACCCGGCTGATCGACAACCTGGAATTCTGAGTTCCGGTCGATGCGTGGCGCCGGGCCTGGCCCGGCGCTACCTGAACGGGGTGCCCGGCGTGATGCCCCGCGCCGCGCGGGTGCTAGAATCCGCTCTTTCCTTTGCCGTTGCAGCGCCCCCATGCACCTGTCCCTGCTCAAGACCAAGATCCACCGCGCCACCGTCACCCATTCGGAGCTGAACTACGAAGGCTCGATCGCCATCGATGACAACCTGCTGGCTGCCACCGGCATCCGCGAGTTCGAGCAGGTGCACATCTGGGACGTGACCAACGGTGCGCGCTTCTCGACCTACGCCATCCGCGCCGAAGCCGGCAGCGGCGTTGTCTCGCTCAACGGTGGTGCCGCGCGCCACGTGCAGGTGGGTGACATCATCATCATCGCCGCGTTCGCCAGCATGACCGAGCAGGAAGCCGACAGCTTCAAGCCGAAGCTGGTGTACGTGGATGGCAACAACCAGATCTCCCACACCAACGACACGATCCCGACCCAGGCCGCATGACAACGAACAACGGATTCGACTCGCTGCATTCCCACGCCCAGCGCCTGAAGGGCGCAAGCATTCCCAGCCTGCTCGCCGCCGAACCCGGCCGCGTCCAGGAGCTGGCGCTGCGGGTCGGTCCGTTGTATGTCAATTTCGCCCGGCAGAAGTACGACGCCGCGGCGCTGCAGGCGCTGCTGGCGCTGGCTGCCGAGCGTGATGTCGGCGGTGCCATCGCCCGCCTGTTCCGTGGCGAACAGGTCAACCTGACCGAAGGCCGCGCGGCGCTGCATACCGCGCTGCGTGGCGATGGGGTCGATGCGCCGGTGGCGGCCGAGGCCTATGCCACCGCGCGCGACGTCCGCCAGCGCATGGGCGTGCTGGTACGTACGCTGGAAGAGAGCGGCGTCACCGACGTGGTCAGCGTTGGCATCGGCGGTTCCGATCTCGGTCCGCGCCTGGTCGCCGATGCACTGCGCCCGGTCAGCGGTGCGCGCCTGCGCGTGCATTTCGTGTCGAACGTGGACGGCGCCGCCATGCAGCGCACGCTGGCCACGCTGGATCCGGCGAAGACGGCCGGCATCCTGATCTCCAAGACCTTCGGCACGCAGGAAACCCTGCTCAACGGCCAGATCCTGCACGACTGGCTGGGCGGCAGCGAGCGCCTGTACGCGGTCAGCGCCAATCCGGAGCGTGCCGCCAAGGCCTTCGCCATCGCCGCCGAGCGCGTGCTGCCGATGTGGGACTGGGTCGGTGGCCGCTATTCGCTGTGGTCGGCGGTCGGTTTCCCGATCGCACTGGCGATCGGCTTCGAGCGTTTCGAACAGCTGCTGGAAGGCGCCGCGCAGATGGACGCGCACGCGCTGGACGCGCCGCTGGAGCGCAACCTGCCGGTGCTGCACGGGCTGACCGATATCTGGAACCGCAACCTGCTGGGCTGCGCCACGCACGCGGTGATGACCTACGACCAGCGCCTGGCGCTGCTGCCGGCCTACCTGCAGCAGCTGGTGATGGAAAGCCTGGGCAAGCGCGTGCAGCGCGATGGCCAGCCGGTCAGCACCGACACCGTGCCGGTGTGGTGGGGCGGGGCGGGTACCGACGTGCAGCACAGCTTCTTCCAGGCACTGCACCAGGGCACCAGCATCATTCCGGCCGATTTCATCGGCTGCGTGCACAACGATGATCCATACACGGTCAATCACCAGGCGCTGCTGGCCAACCTGCTGGCGCAGACCGAGGCACTGGCCAACGGCCAGTCCAGCGACGATCCGCACCGTGATTACCCGGGTGGCCGCCCGAGCACGCTGATCCTGCTCGACGCGCTGACGCCGCAGGCACTGGGCGCGCTGATCGCCATGTACGAGCACGCCGTGTACGTGCAGTCGGTGATCTGGAACATCAACGCCTTCGACCAGTTCGGCGTGGAGCTGGGCAAGCAGCTGGCCAGTGGCCTGCTGCCGGCGCTGCAGGGCGAGGACGTGGCGATTGCCGATCCGATGACCCGCGAGATCCTGGCGCAGCTGAAGGGCTGAGCCTCAACAATCCGGTAGCGCCGGGCCATGCCCGGCGAACGCAATGACCGCCTGGTAGCGCCGGGCCATGCCCGGCGAACGCAATGACCGCCGGTAGCGCCGGGCCATGCCCGGCGAACGCAATGACCGCCTGGTAGCGCCGGGCCATGCCCGGCGAACCCGGCGAACCCGGCGAACCCGGCGCCGCATCAACGGCTCGGATCGCGCTCCGGGCTCGGCCGCTTGGCCAGCTTGCGCTGCAGCGAGCGGCGGTGCATGCCCAGCAGGCGCGCGGCCGCCGATACATTGCCGCCGGTCTCGTGCATCGCCTGCTGGATGTGTTCCCACTGCAGGCGGCTGATCGGCGTCATCGCATCGGGCACTTCCATCTCGCCATCGTCGGCCGGGCCATCGTCTTCCTTGCCGAGGGCGCGCAGGATCATCGGCACCGTGGCCGGCTTGGGCAGGTAGTCGTCGGCACCGAGCTTGATCGCCTCCACGGCGGTGGCGATGCTGGCGTAGCCGGTCACCAGCAGGATCCGCATGTCCGCGCGCAGGGCGCGCAGCGGCTGGATCAGGGCCAGGCCGGAATCGCTGCCCAGCTTCAGGTCGATCAGTGCGAACGCCGGCGGATGCTGGCGGGCCAGCGCCAGCGCGCTGGCGGCATCCTGTGCGGTCTGTGTCTCAAGCCCCTTGCGGGCCAGGCTGCGTTGCAGGGTGCGCAGGTACAGCTCGTCGTCGTCGACCAGCAGGCCCAGGGTGGAGTGGTGAAGGCTCATGGGGTGTCCTCGCGTGGGGCCAGCGGCAGGCGGAAGCCGACGCGACTGCCGGCCCCCTGGGCCGGGCGCATCCACATCTCGCCGTCGAGGCGTTCGATGGTGGCATGGGACAGGGCCAGGCCGACGCCCATGCCCTCGCTCTTGCTGCTGCCGAACAGCTTGCCCGGCAGTACCGCCGCACGGGCGTCGAAGCCATGGCCGTAGTCGCGGACCTCGCCGATCAGGTCGTCGCCTTCGATGCGCAGTTCCAGGTCCACGCGCGGCCGGCCGGCCTGTTCGCCGGCATCGGCGGCATTGTTGAGCAGGACCATCAGCAGATGGCCTACGCCCGGGTCCAGCGGCAAGCGCAGGGGGGCATCGTCGTTGCGATGCAGATCGATGGTCGGCCGCACCAGGCGCCACTGCTCCAGCACCTGCTGGGCGCTGGAGTGGCTGCGCCCCGGGGCATCGGCCGAGGCCGGTGCGGCCAGCGCCAGCACGCGTTCACGGCACTGCACCAGCAGTTCGCGCAGGGTGTCCATGTCCTCGCGCACTTCCGGCTCCTCGCTGCGCTCGGCGACATCGTCGGCCAGCAGGGTCATGGTCGCCAGCGGTGTGTTCAGTTCATGCGCGACCGAGGCGGCGTGGGTGGCCAGGGCGACGATGCCCTCGTTGCGGGCGAAGCGTTCGCGCAGCGCCGACAGCTCCAGTTCGCGCTGGCGCAGGGCCAGCGCCAGGTGCGTCGAGAATGCCAGCACCACCGTTGCGGAAATCAGGAAGTTGGCCACCACGCCCCAGCGGTTGAGGTCGTGCGCGCGGAAGTAGCCATCCGGCAGCGGTTGGCCGAACAGGCCGCTGGCGGCGTAGCCGAGCAGGCAGGCCAGCGCCACCGCCAGCGCCCAGCGCAGGGGCAGGGCGAATGCGGCCAGGGCGATCAGGATCAGGAACAGCGAACTGAACGGGTTGGCCATGCCACCGCTCCAGCCGACCATCCAGGTCAGGATGATCACGTCGACCAGGATGTGGCCGAACGCGGTCAGCGGCGCGGTATCGGCCGCTTCCGGGCGCAGCTGGGTGTACACGTTGAACAGTGCCAGCACGGCCACGCCGGCCCACAACGGCAGCTGCGGCAGCGGCAGGCCCAGCACCCAGGTGGCCACCAGGATGGTGGCGGCCTGTCCGCCCACGGCAAGCCAGCGCAGGCTGCACAGGGTTCGGAGGAACGGGGCGTCGGGACCGGTCATTCACGCCCATCGTATGCGTTCACGGGCGCGCGTGCCTGCGACAATAGGCCGCAGCCGTGCCGCCGGCTGAATGCGAGTCACCCGGAATGCGGGGGCGGGCGGTAGAATGCGCCCATGCACGACGCCGTCACCCGCCCGACTCCGCCCTCTGATGCCACCTCCTGGCCCCGCCGCCAGACCCATGCCGTGCAGATCGGCGGGGTCACCGTCGGCGGAGGCAAGCCGGTCGTGGTGCAGTCGATGACCAATACCGATACCTCGGACGTCGCCTCCAGCGTGAAGCAGGTGGCCGAGCTGTGGCGTGCCGGTTCGGAAATGGTGCGGCTGACCGTCAACACCGTCGAAGCCGCTGCGGCGATCCCGCGCATCGTCGACAAGCTGGCGATGATGGGCATCGAGGTGCCGTTGATCGGCGACTTCCACTACAACGGCCACCAGCTGCTCACCGCGGAGCCGGCGTGTGCCGAAGCGCTGGCCAAGTACCGCATCAATCCGGGCAACGTCGGCTTCGGCAAGAAGAAGGACCTGCAGTTCGCCCAGTTGATCGAATTCGCCATCCGCTACAACAAGCCGGTGCGCATCGGCGCCAACTGGGGATCGCTGGACCAGGCCCTGGCGGCAAGGCTGATGGACGAGAACAACCATCGCGAACAGCCGTGGGACGCCGGCCGCGTATTGCGCGAGGCGCTGATCCGCTCGGCGCTGGACTCGGCCGAGCAGGCCGTGGAGCTGGGCCTGCCGCGCGATCGCATCGTGCTGTCGGCCAAGGTCAGCGGCGTGCAGGAACTGATCGCGGTCTACCGCGACCTGGCGCAGCGTTCGGATTTCGCACTGCATCTGGGCCTGACCGAGGCCGGCATCGGCAGCAAGGGCATCGTGGCCTCGGCTGCGGCGCTGAGCGTGCTGCTGCAGGAAGGCATCGGCGATACCATCCGCATCTCGCTGACCCCGGAACCGGGCCAGTCGCGCACGCAGGAAGTGATCGTTGCCCAGGAGCTGCTGCAGACCACCGGCCAGCGCGCGTTCACGCCGCTGGTGACCGCCTGCCCGGGCTGTGGCCGCACCACCTCGGAGTTCTTCCAGGAGCTGGCCAAGGTCGTGCAGAACCACGTGCGCGAGAAGATGCCGCTGTGGAAGATCCAGCACCCGGGCGCGGAGAACATGACCCTGGCGGTGATGGGCTGCGTGGTCAACGGGCCGGGTGAGTCGCGCCATGCCAACATCGGCATCTCGCTGCCAGGTACCGGCGAGGCGCCGTCAGCGCCGGTGTTCGTCGATGGCGAGAAGAAGGTGACCCTGCGTGGCGAGAACATCGCCCAGGAATTCGTTGCCCTGATCGACGATTACGTCGAACGTACCTATGTCCGAAGCGCCGGATAAGCCGACGATCCTGGCCGCGCCGGAGCCGGCCTCCGGGTTCCGCCACTGGATGGCGCACAACGCCTGGCGACTGTTGCTGCTGTTCGCCGGCGTGCTGGTGCCGCTGGCCGGCTTCGTGGCGCTGGCCGATGAAGTGCATGAATTTGAATCGTTCCACTTCGACGCGCCGCTGCTGTGGCAGATGCATGGCCTGCATTCGTCGGCGCTGGACCGCTTCTTCGTGCTGCTGTCGAAACTGGGCTACGAATGGTTCCTGATTCCGGCCGACGTGCTGATCGTCGGCGTGCTGCTGTGGCGCCGGCGCTGGCGCGAGGCCACCTTCGTGGCGGTCAGCTTCGTCGGCTCGGCCCTGCTGAACATGGCCAGCAAGCAGTTCTTCCAGCGCGACCGGCCGAGCCTGTGGGAGTCGATCGCCCCGGAATCGACGTTCAGCTTCCCCAGCGGCCATGCGATGGGCTCGACGACCCTGGCGGTCACCCTGATGCTGCTGGCCTGGAACACCCGCTGGCGCTGGCCGGTGCTGGTGCTGGCGCCGGCATTCAGCCTGCTGGTCAGCGTGTCCCGGGTCTATCTGGGGGTCCATTACCCCTCGGACATCCTGGCCGGATGGTGTGCCGCGCTGGTTTGGGTGGTAGGGTGCTATCTGGTCATGTTCAGTCGCCGGCATCCTTGGCGACACCACGGTTCGCCGCCAGCGACGGCCAGCGGAGCGATCACGCAGGGGAAGTGACGTGGATGCCCTTTCCGGGGCGTCTACCTGAGGGACGGGTTGTTTCGTTGTAACGGGTTCTGCAGGACAGGGGGCACCATCGATGCGTGAAGAATGTGATGCGCAGGGCAGAACGCCGGAATTGCGCATCATTCGCGCTTGCGGTGGTCAGGTACTCCTGCCTAGGTTGACCCGTATTGGCCGCATTCGAAGAGGTACGTGAATGACGATTCGAGTCTACCTGGTGGATGACCACGCGCTGGTCCGCACCGGGATGAAGATGATCCTGTCGGGTGAAACCGACATTGAAGTGGTGGGCGAAGCCGAGACCGGCGAAGACGCGCTGCCTGCCATCCGCCAGCTGCAACCGGACGTGGTGTTGTGCGATCTGCACCTGCCCGGTGTCAGCGGCATGGAGGTGACCGAGCGCATCGTGCGCGGCCACCGCGCCACGCGCGTGGTGATCGTATCGGTGCTGGAAGATGGCCCGCTGCCCAAGCGCCTGCTCGAGGCCGGCGCCGCCGGCTACATCGGCAAGGGCTGCGATGCCCAGGAACTGCTGCGTGCGGTGCGTGACGTGGCGGCCGGGCGCCGTTACCTGGGCACCAGCATCGCGCAGAACCTGGCGCTGTCGACGGTGGAGGGCAACGGTTCGCCGTTCGACAACCTGTCACCGCGCGAACTGGAAGTGGCGCTGCTGCTGACCCAGGGGCTGCGCCAGGAAGACATCGCGCGGCGCCTGAGCCTGAGTGTGAAGACGGTCAACACGCACAAGGCGCGCCTGTTCGAGAAGATGGGAATCCACGACAACATCGCACTGGCGCGGATGGCCAGCCAGTACGGGTTGGTGGATCCGGCGCGGCCGCTGTAAGGATTCCAGCCAGCGGCGCCGCCCCTCGCGGCGCATTGCCGTTGCGGGTGGCGGCCTGGCAGGTTGGGCTCGGATCCCTTTCCCTGCGGGAAAGGGCTCTGATCCGGTGGGGTGTCAGTGGCTGCGGACGCGCTGGATGATCTTCGCCGCATCGGCGGCGCTGGCACGCACCTTGTTCCAGTCGCCTTCGGCGATCCAGTTGCCCGGCACCATCCACGAGCCGCCGATGCAGACCACGTTCTTCTGCTCCAGGTACTCGGCGGCGGTGTTTTCGGTGATGCCACCGGTCGGGCACAGCTTGAGGTCGGCGACCGGGCCGGCCAGGCCCTTGATCATCGCCAGCCCGCCCACGGCGGTGGCCGGGAACAGCTTGCACACGCGGAAACCACGCGCATACAGCGACAGCAGCTCGGTCGGCGTGGCCGCGCCCGGCACGACCGGCAGCGGCGCGGCAGCCAGCGCATCGGCCAGCGCCGGCGGCGTGCCCGGGGTCACCAGGAAATCCGCGCCCGCATCGATGGACTGCTGCATCTGCTCAACGGTCAGCACCGTGCCTGCGCCCACCACCACATCCGGCAGCTCACGCTTGAGCATCGCCAGTGCTTCCATCGCCACCGGGGTGCGCAGCGTCAGCTCGATCGCCGGCAGGCCGCCTTCCAGCAGTGCCGCACTGACCGCACGCGCCTGGTCCAGCGTATGAATCGTCACCACCGGCAGGATGCCGGCCGCATGCAGCATCTCCGCCGCCCGCACCTGATGTTGTTCGATACCCATAGCTCTGCTTCTGCCTTTGCTTTTGAATTTGATTTTCAGTGATCACTTCGCGGCGTATCGGCGCCGGAAACGGTGATGCGGCGACGGCCTGCTCTCCGCCGCCCCCGGGAACCCCACCGCCGACGCATGCCCGCAACGCCCTTCAGGCCCTCAGGCGTCCTTCGCCTCATGCGGCGCCGCCGCAGCTGCCGCGTCATGCCCCAGCTCATACTCCGCGTCGTACTCCCACGGCCCACCATCGGCCGCCGCCGGCCCGCACGAAATCGAAATCGCACCCTGGTCGGCCGGCCCGACCACACGCCGGTTGATCGCAAACAGGTTGCGGCCGAGGTCGTGTGCCGCCGGCGCGGTGTTCGGCGCATGCGTACGTGCGGCCCATTCGGCCGCATCCACCAGCACTTCCAGCGTGCCGGCCTCGCCATCCAGGCGGATGATGTCGCCCTCGCGGACCTTGCCCAGCGGACCGCCGCGTGCGGCTTCCGGGGTCACATGGATCGCGGCCGGGATCTTGCCTGATGCGCCGGACAGCCGGCCATCGGTGACCAGCGCCACGCGCCGGCCCTGGTTCTGCAGCAGCCCCAGCAGCGGCGCCAGCGAATGCAGCTCCGGCATGCCATTGGCGCGCGGTCCCTGGTAACGCACCACCGCCACGAAATCCTGCGGCAGCAGACCGCCGGCATGCAGCTTGTTCA from Stenotrophomonas sp. 704A1 includes these protein-coding regions:
- the folK gene encoding 2-amino-4-hydroxy-6-hydroxymethyldihydropteridine diphosphokinase; this encodes MTRAWIGLGANLGDAASTVRAAIAALDALPATRLLQASRLYATPAWGNEDQPPFVNAVAAVDTALPALELLQAMLALEQRFGRVRDPAVQWGPRALDLDLLLFGEQVLDLPELKVPHPYLHQRAFVLVPLAEIAADLAIPGHGRVRDAVMRVDACGIAPIG
- the panD gene encoding aspartate 1-decarboxylase, translated to MHLSLLKTKIHRATVTHSELNYEGSIAIDDNLLAATGIREFEQVHIWDVTNGARFSTYAIRAEAGSGVVSLNGGAARHVQVGDIIIIAAFASMTEQEADSFKPKLVYVDGNNQISHTNDTIPTQAA
- the panC gene encoding pantoate--beta-alanine ligase, with amino-acid sequence MIQTFNELGALRGQIAQWKREGLRVALVPTMGNLHGGHHALVTLARQYADRVVASIFVNPTQFGPNEDFSRYPRTPEADVAGLAQVGCDAVWLPSVEAMYPLGVDRTTRMHAPGVSEVLEGASRPGHFDGVCTVVARLFLQVQPDVAVFGRKDYQQLAVIKQMVAELSFPIQIVGAEIVRDEDGLAKSSRNQYLSAEQRPVATSIHRTLLGMREGYVAGQARAQIEADATAALQAAGFQVDYAVLRTPELAEPTFDGGGRVALIAARLGTTRLIDNLEF
- a CDS encoding sugar porter family MFS transporter; translation: MTPVQPGAAVDGGENTALIVLISCVATLGGFLFGFDSGVINGTVDGLRQAFGSSEAALGFEVASMLLGCAIGAFLAGWLGDRLGRRGVLIVSALLFLVSALGAGAAHASWLFIAARVLGGFAVGAASVMSPAYIAEVASARYRGRLATVQQMAIICGLFAAFLSNYLLARAAGASTEPLWLGHEAWRWMFWMQALPSGLFLLLLLLIPESPRFLVLKGRQAQARVVLARLYGGSAAVAKQSEIEASLARDQHKPRFGDLRDRATGKLRPLLWVGIGLAMFQQLVGINVVFYYGAVLWQAVGFSEGDALLINVLSGGLSIGACLLTVLLIDRIGRKPLLWVGSVGMSVALVLMVVAFASGSLADGRLQLSDGMGRLALIAANVYVVFFNMSWGPVMWVMLGEMFPNQIRGPALAVTGAAQWTSNFAITVTFPMLLAGIGLAGAYGIYTVAAILSIFFVVRYVRETKGKELEQMEG
- the panB gene encoding 3-methyl-2-oxobutanoate hydroxymethyltransferase; its protein translation is MSTHADSKPWTVPALAEAKRNGQKLVMLTAYDAGFARTFDANGVDLILIGDSLGMVVQGHDSTLPVTVADMVYHTRAVARVLQRALLVADLPFGADATPERALDASLQLLQAGAEMVKIEGAGFKVDIIRYLVEREIPVCAHLGLTPQSVLRLGGFKIQGRGDAARQLVDDARAVAAAGASIMVLECVPTPVAAEVTAAVDVPTIGIGAGPQCDGQVLVLHDFLGLDSGHRRPKFVKDFLAEGGSVAGATRAYADAVRDGSFPDEQHAYAQ
- the pcnB gene encoding polynucleotide adenylyltransferase PcnB, with product MGNPETSTGSANIISPATSPFSLRVIPRDQHTISRKDISPNALRVLYRLRDAGFGAYLVGGAVRDLLVNGQPKDFDVATDATPEQVKQLFRNCRLIGRRFRLAHVVFGREIIEVATFRANSDDGSGDREMENGMLVRDNVYGTIEDDAVRRDFTCNALYYAIEDFSVRDYTGGFEDVQARLMKLIGDPVQRYQEDPVRMLRAVRLAAKLGFQIEEGTAAPIPQLAGLLNEAAPARLFEEVLKLFLSGHGVASFEGLERYGLLDVLFPESAKALRSNRTGALRRMLVEGLANTDARVANDEPVSPAFLFALLLWPAFCRAQASLLKQGVAPEEAQRRAADRVTVQQLSTIALPRRFSLPMQEIWLLQSRFGSRQRKRVFRTLTHPRFRAAFDFLALRQVASAEHEADVAFWREAQAQSGHELESSLDAMHHEDGDEEGGAPRKRRRRRRRPGGAASAAE